A single window of Lottiidibacillus patelloidae DNA harbors:
- the pdxT gene encoding pyridoxal 5'-phosphate synthase glutaminase subunit PdxT: MVKVGVLGLQGAVREHVKALQESGAEAFVIKRVEQLDDIDGLVLPGGESTTMRRLMDLYGFMDALKDFAEQGKPIFGTCAGMILLASDIEGQDDAHLKLIDMKVARNAFGRQVDSFEVDLPVKGVGNDFNAVFIRAPYVISVGEETEVLATYNDNIVAVQQGTFLAAAFHPELTEDYRMHEYFVDMVKTIKEDTCQFL, translated from the coding sequence ATGGTTAAAGTAGGAGTGCTAGGACTACAAGGTGCAGTAAGAGAACATGTGAAAGCACTTCAAGAATCAGGTGCAGAAGCATTCGTTATTAAACGGGTTGAACAGTTAGATGATATAGATGGTCTTGTTTTACCAGGCGGTGAATCAACTACGATGCGACGCTTAATGGATCTTTATGGATTCATGGATGCGCTTAAAGATTTTGCAGAGCAAGGGAAACCTATCTTCGGAACTTGTGCTGGGATGATTTTACTTGCATCTGATATTGAAGGCCAAGATGATGCTCATCTTAAGCTAATCGACATGAAAGTGGCGAGAAATGCGTTTGGTCGTCAAGTAGATAGTTTTGAAGTTGATCTACCTGTTAAAGGTGTAGGCAATGATTTTAATGCGGTATTCATCCGTGCTCCATATGTAATAAGTGTTGGAGAGGAAACGGAAGTACTTGCAACATACAATGATAATATTGTTGCTGTACAACAAGGGACTTTCCTTGCTGCTGCTTTTCATCCAGAATTGACGGAAGACTATCGTATGCATGAATATTTTGTAGATATGGTGAAAACAATAAAAGAAGACACTTGCCAATTTTTATAA